The genomic DNA CAGGGCAAATAAATAGAGGGCCACAAGCTGTGTTGTGAATGTCTTGGTTGCGGCAACGCCTATTTCCGGGCCGGCATGTGTATATATTACTCCGTTTGATTCCCTTGCTGCCGTACTCCCGACAACATTACAGATTACGAATGCCTTGCCCTTTTTACCCCTTGCCTCGCGAATAGCAGCCAGTGTGTCTGCAGTTTCCCCTGACTGAGTAATAGCGATGAGCAGACTATTTTCATCTATTATAGGATCGCGGTATCTGAACTCAGACGCGACATCTACCTCAACAGGTATCCTTGCCATCTCCTCTATCATGAACTTCCCAACAAGCGCCGCATGCCATGATGTTCCGCATGCTACGATATAAATGCGGCTGAGCTTTTGAATATCAGATACTGACATTCCGACTTCATCCAGGTACACATCACCGGTGTCATGGGACACCCTGCCGCGTATAGTATCCGTAATCGCCCTGGATTGTTCGTATATCTCTTTAAGCATAAAGTGCTTATAGCCGCCCTTCTCAGCCATAACTGGATTCCACATCACCCTGGACAATTCTTTTTCAATTGGATTGCCGTCAATATCCATAATCTGAATACCTTCAGGGGTAAGGGTGATAATCTCCCTGTCATCTAAAAATATCACATCCCTTGTATGGCTTAGGATTGCAGGTATGTCGGATGCCAGAAATGCCCCGCCCTGACTCAATCCTGCCACTAACGGACAACCATTCCTGGCGCCAACAAGAATCTCAGGTTCTTCCTGGCGAAATGCAGCAATCGCATACGCCCCCTTTATCTCCATGACAGACTCCTGCACTGCCTGAACCAGTGAAAGACCCTTTTTTACCTGCCTGTCTATCAGGTGGGCAATGACTTCCGTATCTGTTTCTGAGGAAAAGTGACAACCTTCAGCGATAAGATCTTTCTTGAGTTGAGCATAATTCTCGATAATCCCGTTATGTACAACTACAATATTTCCCACCCTGTGAGGATGCGCATTCTCTTCTGATGGGCGTCCATGAGTCGCCCATCTCGTATGTCCGATGCCAATTGTGCTGTACAACTTCTGTCCGGATAAAGCAATCTCAAGATTTATGAGTTTGCCGACACACCTGCGCACATCAATCTTGCCATCCTGGATAAACGCAATACCCGCCGAGTCATACCCCCTGTACTCAAGCCTTTTAAGGCCTTCAATAAGGATAGGCACTACATTCTGATTGCCGATGTACCCAATTATCCCGCACATATCACCCCTCCTGATTCATCTTTATGCACTCATTGCTCATTGCCAAGTACTCATTGCTTCTTAATGCTCATTGCTTTTTTTACTCTTCTTTTTCCTCTCCTCCACCCAGCCTTCTCTGTTCTCCTGCTCAACACGACTAATGGCAAGGGCGCCGGGCGGGACATCTTTTGTAACAGTTGAACCTGCGGCTACAAAGGCCCCTTCTCCAACCTCAACAGGGGCTATAAGCTGAACATCACTTCCAATGAATACCCGGTCTCCAATGATCGTCTTGTACTTATTCTTTCCGTCATAGTTGCAGGTTATTGTCCCAGCGCCGATATTAACACCACTTCCAATCTCTGAATCACCAAGATAGGTGAGGTGATTGGCCTTGGAACCATCTCCCATAACAGTCTTCTTGAGTTCAACATAATTCCCAACCCTGACATTCTTCTCCAGGGTGCATCCCGGTCTTAAATGCGCAAAGGGTCCAACCTGGGCATTGTCACCAACAATACTTTCTTCAATAACACAGGAATCTTTTAATAACACACCGGACCCTATGCGGCTGTTCACAATCGTGTTATTTGAGAAGATTACGCTCCCGTCTCCTATTGACGTATTACCCTGGATTACTGTGCCGGGATAGATCGTCACATCCTGTCCTATGCTGACATCGGTATCAATATATGAGTTATCCGCGTTGATAAAAGTAATACCATTCAGCATATGCCTGTTATTAATCCGCCTCCTCATTATGCCTTCTGCCCTGGCAAGTTCAATCCGGCTGTTAATCCCCATCACCTCTT from Nitrospirota bacterium includes the following:
- the glmS gene encoding glutamine--fructose-6-phosphate transaminase (isomerizing) is translated as MCGIIGYIGNQNVVPILIEGLKRLEYRGYDSAGIAFIQDGKIDVRRCVGKLINLEIALSGQKLYSTIGIGHTRWATHGRPSEENAHPHRVGNIVVVHNGIIENYAQLKKDLIAEGCHFSSETDTEVIAHLIDRQVKKGLSLVQAVQESVMEIKGAYAIAAFRQEEPEILVGARNGCPLVAGLSQGGAFLASDIPAILSHTRDVIFLDDREIITLTPEGIQIMDIDGNPIEKELSRVMWNPVMAEKGGYKHFMLKEIYEQSRAITDTIRGRVSHDTGDVYLDEVGMSVSDIQKLSRIYIVACGTSWHAALVGKFMIEEMARIPVEVDVASEFRYRDPIIDENSLLIAITQSGETADTLAAIREARGKKGKAFVICNVVGSTAARESNGVIYTHAGPEIGVAATKTFTTQLVALYLFALYLGRTKGMVSQDEGIRRLDLLSRLPNLAEKLLEKNDQIEEIARAYFNYKDFLYLGRGPDYPIALEGALKLKEISYIHAEGYPAGEMKHGPIALIDDQMPLIVLISKNSVYDKVLSNIMEVKARGGKVIAFATEGDQDITGRVDHVFYLPEFDHLLMPVLLAIPLQLFAYHIAVIRGCDVDQPRNLAKSVTVE
- the glmU gene encoding bifunctional UDP-N-acetylglucosamine diphosphorylase/glucosamine-1-phosphate N-acetyltransferase GlmU; the protein is MSKNLATIILAAGLGKRMKSGLAKVLHPVSGKPMFLYPVSVAEGLHSEKIIVVVGHQADTVKDALAGTDVEIVLQIRQDGTADAVKTGMDSLKDYKGTVLILCGDVPLITPETVKGLLVMHEKEGSSLTVLTTDVEDPSGYGRIVRRPDGSIARIVEDRDADDDIKQIREVNTGIYAFDSTLLSSVIYEIRSENSQKEFYLTDSIEIGLKKGLKVSAYKTNDSQEVMGINSRIELARAEGIMRRRINNRHMLNGITFINADNSYIDTDVSIGQDVTIYPGTVIQGNTSIGDGSVIFSNNTIVNSRIGSGVLLKDSCVIEESIVGDNAQVGPFAHLRPGCTLEKNVRVGNYVELKKTVMGDGSKANHLTYLGDSEIGSGVNIGAGTITCNYDGKNKYKTIIGDRVFIGSDVQLIAPVEVGEGAFVAAGSTVTKDVPPGALAISRVEQENREGWVEERKKKSKKSNEH